The sequence below is a genomic window from Tenacibaculum tangerinum.
AAAAATGCGCTTGGTAGCAGATTTAGTAAGAGGAGTAGAAGTTGAAAAAGCTTTACAAATCTTAAAATTCAGTCCAAAAGAAGCATCACGTAACTTAGAAAAGTTATTATTATCAGCAATTGCTAACTGGCAAGCTAAAAATGAAGATGCAAGTATCGAAGATGCTGGATTATACATAAAATCAATTTGTGTTGATAGCGCAGGTATGTTAAAAAGGTTAAGACCAGCTCCGCAAGGGCGTGCACACAGAATTCGTAAGCGTTCTAATCACGTAACTTTAGAGTTAGGAACTAAAAACAACAGTAATTAATCAAAGTAGAAATGGGACAAAAGACAAATCCAATAGGAAATCGTTTAGGAATTATCAGAGGATGGGAATCTAACTGGTACGGTGGAAATGACTACGGAGATAAGATTGCTGAAGATGATAAGATAAGAAAGTATTTATATGCTAGATTATCAAAGGCAAGTGTATCAAGAATTATTATTGAGCGTACTTTAAAACTTGTAACCGTTACTATCACTACAGCACGTCCAGGTATCATTATTGGTAAAGGAGGTCAAGAGGTAGACAAGTTAAAAGAAGAGCTTAAGAAAATTACTGGTAAAGAAGTTCAAATTAATATTTTCGAAATTAAACGTCCAGAATTAGATGCAAGATTAGTTGCATCAAGTATTGCACGTCAAATCGAAAACAGAATTTCTTACAAGCGAGCTACTAAAATGGCAATCGCTGCTGCAATGAGAATGAATGCAGAAGGAATAAAAGTGCAATTATCAGGTCGTTTAAACGGAGCTGAAATGGCACGTTCTGAGCATTACAAAGAAGGAAGAATTCCTCTTTCTACCTTCAGAGCAGATATCGATTATGCACTTGTTGAAGCACATACTACATACGGAAGAATCGGTGTGAAAGTATGGATTATGAAAGGTGAGGTTTATGGAAAACGTGAATTATCTCCATTAGTTGGACTATCGAAGCAAAAAGGTAGTGGAAACAAAGGTGGTGGTAATGGTAAACGTCAACCTCGCAGAAGAAAATAATTTTTAAAAGAAATTAAAAATGTTACAGCCAAAAAGAGTAAAATACCGTAAGGTACAGAAGGCGAAAGGAAATATGAATGGTAATTCTGGTAGAGGTACTCAACTTTCTAACGGAATGTTTGGTATCAAATCATTAGACCAGAACTTACTTACCTCTCGTCAAATTGAGGCAGCTCGTATTGCGGCAACTCGTTATATGAAAAGAGAAGGGCAACTTTGGATTAAAATTTTCCCAGACAAACCTATCACTAAGAAACCATTAGAGGTACGTATGGGTAAAGGTAAAGGGGCACCCGATCATTTTGTTGCTGTTGTGAAACCAGGTAGAATTTTGTTTGAAGTTGGTGGAGTGCCAATGCACATAGCAAAAGAAGCACTACGTTTAGCAGCGCAAAAACTTCCTGTAAAAACGAAGTTTGTAATAGCAAGAGATTTTGATTATAACGCTTAATTCTAATTAGATCATGAAACAATCAGAAATTAAAGAATTATCAACAGCTGACTTA
It includes:
- the rpsC gene encoding 30S ribosomal protein S3, yielding MGQKTNPIGNRLGIIRGWESNWYGGNDYGDKIAEDDKIRKYLYARLSKASVSRIIIERTLKLVTVTITTARPGIIIGKGGQEVDKLKEELKKITGKEVQINIFEIKRPELDARLVASSIARQIENRISYKRATKMAIAAAMRMNAEGIKVQLSGRLNGAEMARSEHYKEGRIPLSTFRADIDYALVEAHTTYGRIGVKVWIMKGEVYGKRELSPLVGLSKQKGSGNKGGGNGKRQPRRRK
- the rplV gene encoding 50S ribosomal protein L22 gives rise to the protein MGSRKHNMATQLKEARKSRAFAKLTNCPTSPRKMRLVADLVRGVEVEKALQILKFSPKEASRNLEKLLLSAIANWQAKNEDASIEDAGLYIKSICVDSAGMLKRLRPAPQGRAHRIRKRSNHVTLELGTKNNSN
- the rplP gene encoding 50S ribosomal protein L16; this encodes MLQPKRVKYRKVQKAKGNMNGNSGRGTQLSNGMFGIKSLDQNLLTSRQIEAARIAATRYMKREGQLWIKIFPDKPITKKPLEVRMGKGKGAPDHFVAVVKPGRILFEVGGVPMHIAKEALRLAAQKLPVKTKFVIARDFDYNA